From the Quercus lobata isolate SW786 chromosome 6, ValleyOak3.0 Primary Assembly, whole genome shotgun sequence genome, one window contains:
- the LOC115995062 gene encoding protein jagged-1b-like, protein MNASSLVQDKGSRANESIFDPCYWTNCGGGSCNKSSNFTYSCECAKDYYNILNDTSLPCFQDCAIGTDCSTLKISSSNKSTSATPAFSDDGKNHDDVCKGVVCGKGTCKPSNQSAFFLFECECDPGWKQANFGLAENFKFLPCVVPNCTINYSCMNASSPVQDKGSIANESIFNPCHWTDCGGGFCDKTSNFTYSCECAKDYYNILNDNSLPCFQDCAIGMDCSTLGISSSNKSTSATQLVSDDGMNHAASILQGHYFWLITLMTFMAMVQWK, encoded by the exons ATGAATGCCTCCTCACTCGTCCAAGACAAAGGGAGTAGAGCTAATGAATCAATCTTCGATC CGTGCTACTGGACCAATTGTGGAGGTGGCTCTTGcaacaaatcatcaaatttcACATATAGCTGTGAATGTGCAAAGGATTATTATAATATTCTCAATGATACTTCCCTCCCATGTTTCCAAGATT gTGCAATTGGAACGGATTGTTCAACCCTAAAGATATCATCTTCAAACAAATCTACATCAGCAACCCCTGCATTCTCTGATGATGGTAAGAACCATG ATGATGTGTGCAAAGGAGTGGTATGTGGAAAAGGAACTTGCAAGCCATCAAATCAAAGCGCTTTCTTCCTGTTTGAATGTGAATGCGATCCTGGGTGGAAGCAGGCTAACTTTGGCCTTGCCGAAAACTTCAAGTTTCTACCTTGTGTGGTTCCCAATT GTACCATCAATTACTCCTGCATGAATGCCTCCTCACCTGTCCAAGACAAAGGGAGCATAGCTAATGAATCAATCTTCAATC CTTGCCACTGGACCGATTGTGGAGGTGGCTTTTGCGACAAAACATCAAATTTCACATATAGCTGTGAATGTGCAAAGGATTATTATAATATTCTCAATGATAATTCGTTGCCATGTTTCCAAGATT gTGCAATTGGAATGGATTGTTCAACCCTGGGAATATCATCTTCAAACAAATCTACTTCTGCAACACAATTAGTGTCTGATGATGGTATGAACCATG cTGCTTCAATTCTACAAGGACATTATTTTTGGTTGATAACGCTGATGACATTCATGGCTATGGTTCAGTGGAAATAG
- the LOC115994008 gene encoding slit homolog 2 protein: MASTCVTGFLVVLLVLQPWIALSYLLPPVFPPVFDDVCKEVVCGKGTCKPTNQSAFILFECECYPGWKQANFGLADNRFLPCVVPDCTINYSCMNAFSPVQDKGSKANESIFDPCHWTNCGGGFCNKTSNLTYSCECEKDYYNILNDTSLPCFQDCAIGMDCSTLGISSSNKPTSVTQVMYDDGMNHATSILQGHSLWLITLMTFMAMVQWK; the protein is encoded by the exons ATGGCTTCCACTTGTGTCACTGGTTTTCTTGTAGTTTTGCTTGTTCTGCAACCTTGGATTGCTTTAAGCTACCTTTTGCCCCCTGTTTTCCCTCCTGTCTTTG ATGATGTGTGCAAAGAAGTGGTATGTGGAAAAGGAACTTGCAAGCCAACAAATCAAAGCGCTTTCATCTTGTTTGAATGTGAATGCTATCCTGGGTGGAAGCAGGCTAACTTTGGCCTTGCCGATAACAGGTTTCTACCTTGTGTGGTTCCCGATT GTACCATCAATTACTCTTGCATGAATGCCTTCTCACCCGTCCAAGACAAAGGGAGCAAAGCTAATGAATCAATCTTCGATc CTTGCCATTGGACCAATTGTGGAGGTGGCTTTTGCAACAAAACATCAAATTTAACATATAGCTGTGAATGTGAAAAGGATTATTATAATATTCTCAATGATACTTCCTTGCCCTGTTTCCAAGACT gTGCAATTGGAATGGATTGTTCAACCCTGGGAATATCATCTTCAAACAAACCTACTTCTGTAACACAAGTAATGTATGATGATGGTATGAACCATG ctaCTTCAATTCTACAAGGACATTCTCTTTGGTTGATAACCCTGATGACATTCATGGCTATGGTTCAGTGGAAATAG